The following proteins are co-located in the Solanum pennellii chromosome 1, SPENNV200 genome:
- the LOC107007852 gene encoding diaminopimelate decarboxylase 1, chloroplastic-like, whose amino-acid sequence MAATHLVSHSPSLHKSLKYPSNASQKLSFFKPNFPLKPISRNLSIRASVSTSEPQTQKFQHCFKKSEDGFLYCEGVKVEDVMETVERRPFYLYSKPQITRNVEAYKAALEGLDSIIGYAIKANNNLKILEHLRSLGCGAVLVSGNELKLALGAGFDPTKCIFNGNGKLLEDLVLAAQAGVFVNIDSEFDLDNIVAAARLAGKKVNVLLRINPDVDPQVHPYVATGNKSSKFGIRNEKLQWFLDAVKAHPQELKLVGAHCHLGSTITKVDIFRDAAVLMVNYIDEIRSQGFEIDYLNIGGGLGIDYYHAGAILPSPRDLINTVRELVLSRNLNLIIEPGRSLIANTCCLVNRVTGVKTNGTKNFIVIDGSMAELIRPSLYDAYQHIELVSPPPPEAAILKFDVVGPVCESADFLGKDRELPAPSRGTGLVVHDAGAYCMSMASTYNLKMRPPEYWVEEDGSLSKIRHGETFEDHLRLFEGL is encoded by the exons ATGGCGGCTACACACCTTGTCTCACACTCTCCATCACTTCACAAGTCCCTCAAATACCCATCAAATGCATCACAAAAACTTTCTTTTTTCAAACCCAATTTTCCATTGAAGCCCATCTCAAGAAACCTTAGCATAAGGGCATCTGTATCAACTTCTGAGCCTCAAACTCAGAAATTTCAGCATTGTTTCAAGAAATCTGAAGATGGGTTTTTGTATTGTGAGGGTGTTAAGGTTGAAGATGTTATGGAGACTGTCGAAAGACGACCcttttatttatatagtaaGCCCCAAATTACTAGGAACGTTGAGGCCTATAAGGCCGCTTTAGAGGGTTTGGATTCAATTATTGGTTATGCTATTAAGGCCAATAATAATCTAAAGATTTTGGAACATTTGAGGAGCCTTGGTTGTGGAGCTGTTTTGGTTAGTGGGAATGAACTCAAATTGGCACTTGGTGCTGGATTTGATCCTACGAA GTGTATTTTTAATGGAAATGGAAAGCTGTTAGAGGACCTAGTGCTAGCTGCCCAAGCAGGTGTGTTTGTAAACATCGACAGTGAATTTGACTTGGATAACATTGTAGCAGCTGCAAGACTGGCTGGGAAGAAAGTTAACGTGCTACTCAGGATTAATCCAGATGTGGATCCCCAG GTTCATCCTTATGTTGCCACCGGGAATAAGAGCTCCAAATTTGGCATCAGAAATGAGAAGCTGCAATGGTTTCTAGATGCTGTCAAGGCACATCCTCAGGAATTGAAACTTGTTGGAGCTCATTGTCATCTTGGGTCAACTATCACCAAG GTAGACATTTTTCGAGATGCAGCTGTCTTGATGGTGAACTACATTGACGAAATCCGATCTCAAGGATTTGAAATTGATTACCTGAATATTGGAGGTGGTTTAGGGATTGATTACTATCATGCTGGAGCTATCCTTCCTTCACCTAGAGATCTTATTAATACG GTACGAGAATTGGTCCTTTCTCGAAACCTCAATCTCATTATTGAACCTGGAAGATCATTAATTGCAAACACATGCTGCTTGGTTAACAGAGTTACTGGAGTTAAAACCAATGGGACCAAAAACTTTATTGTGATTGATGGTAGTATGGCTGAGCTTATACGTCCAAGTCTTTATGATGCTTATCAG CACATAGAGCTTGTTTCCCCTCCACCTCCGGAAGCTGCAATTCTTaagtttgatgttgttggtcctGTATGTGAGTCGGCTGATTTCCTGGGGAAGGACCGTGAACTTCCCGCCCCGTCTAGG GGCACTGGTTTGGTAGTTCACGATGCAGGTGCTTACTGCATGAGTATGGCATCAACTTACAATCTCAAGATGCGCCCACCAGAGTACTGG GTGGAAGAAGATGGatcactgtccaaaatccgtcATGGGGAGACATTCGAAGACCATTTAAGATTGTTTGAAGGTCTGTAA